A window of Juglans regia cultivar Chandler chromosome 7, Walnut 2.0, whole genome shotgun sequence contains these coding sequences:
- the LOC108986357 gene encoding epsin-2-like produces the protein MNSSFFHEFKRQASLFLTEKIKTARLALSYVTPAELMTEEATIVNAWPPDTRTMRVISIAAFEVDDFWRITEILHKRFLKFDRKHWRVSYNALILLEYLLTHGPLSVAKEFQRDKDVIKEMASFQYVDERGFNWGWSVKNLTDKVLKLLESETLHKEERARAFKLTHRIERFGSVGHGSSSGDATLEDSSFKTYGRCNSNYNDHQHHEIGFLTSSKSFSIKEGTSRAKDTLQYINSVLTKRENDSESRPCIGDGYTIEDHPLCCNEDQTIAPLLLADE, from the exons ATGAACAGTAGTTTTTTCCATGAATTCAAGAGACAAGCTTCCTTATTCCTTACAGAGAAGATAAAAACTGCCCGGTTGGCGCTTTCCTACGTTACACCTGCAGAACT AATGACGGAAGAAGCGACAATTGTAAATGCATGGCCACCGGACACACGTACCATGAGAGTAATATCCATTGCTGCCTTCGAAGTTGATGACTTTTGGAGAATTACGGAGATTCTTCACAAGAG GTTCTTGAAATTTGATAGAAAGCATTGGCGAGTTTCTTATAATGCTCTAATTCTATTGGAATACCTTCTAACCCATGGACCTCTGAGTGTTGCCAAGGAGTTTCAACGCGATAAAGATGTTATTAAGGAGATGGCAAGTTTTCAATACGTGGACGAGAGAGG ATTCAACTGGGGCTGGAGTGTAAAAAACTTAACTGATAAGGTATTGAAGCTTCTTGAAAGCGAAACATTGCACAAGGAAGAGAGGGCTAGAGCTTTCAAGCTAACGCATAGGATTGAACGGTTTGGGAGCGTCGGTCACGGGTCCTCTTCAGGAGATGCAACCTTGGAAGACTCATCTTTTAAAACGTATGGGAGATGTAATTCTAACTATAATGATCATCAACATCACGAAATTGGGTTTCTGACCTCAAGCAAAAGTTTCTCAATCAAGGAAGGGACTAGTAGAGCAAAAGATACTCTACAATATATCAACTCGGTGCTGACAAAGCGGGAAAATGATTCAGAGTCCCGGCCATGTATTGGAGATGGATATACAATAGAAGATCATCCACTTTGTTGCAATGAAGATCAGACTATAGCACCTCTGCTGTTAGCAGATGAATGA